From one Shewanella sp. GD04112 genomic stretch:
- a CDS encoding superinfection exclusion B family protein: MIKLKLDSVKLFSPKKMMFRVMLWLMVSCAVLLAIPSNVLALLALDKFVPEHAHFVGLGLIISIAYFLTQLLNLGLDESIRHLSDKRVTETIEAKVNLMDRAERALLREFFLQGATILTLPQNEPAVKSLLNACILECLGNERHYAIQGPTADYKISMKARMYLNRGVLRLPAGELSQEEMQHLIKARPQFLNGVVQSRKHAA; the protein is encoded by the coding sequence ATGATTAAACTCAAACTGGATTCAGTGAAATTGTTTAGCCCTAAAAAGATGATGTTTCGAGTCATGTTATGGCTAATGGTCAGCTGCGCTGTGTTATTGGCGATCCCATCGAATGTGCTCGCCTTGTTGGCACTGGATAAATTCGTCCCCGAGCATGCCCATTTCGTTGGCCTAGGACTGATCATTTCAATTGCTTATTTCTTAACGCAGTTATTAAACCTTGGCTTAGATGAGTCGATTCGTCATTTAAGTGATAAACGCGTGACGGAAACGATTGAGGCTAAGGTCAATCTGATGGACCGTGCCGAGCGAGCCCTCTTGCGGGAGTTCTTTTTACAGGGCGCCACCATTTTGACATTGCCGCAAAATGAACCCGCAGTAAAAAGCTTACTGAATGCCTGCATCCTCGAATGTTTAGGCAATGAGCGCCATTATGCGATCCAAGGTCCTACGGCGGATTATAAAATTTCGATGAAGGCACGCATGTATCTGAATCGTGGCGTACTGCGTTTACCTGCAGGAGAGCTGAGCCAGGAAGAAATGCAGCACTTGATTAAAGCGCGTCCGCAGTTCTTAAATGGGGTAGTGCAAAGCCGTAAACACGCCGCTTAA
- a CDS encoding DUF3149 domain-containing protein, producing the protein MAFWLDLMFGNPIGLLSMIVIFSTIGIISYITWMFIVKSAQQS; encoded by the coding sequence ATGGCATTTTGGTTAGATTTAATGTTCGGTAACCCAATTGGTTTACTCTCAATGATCGTTATCTTTAGCACTATAGGGATAATTTCTTATATCACTTGGATGTTCATTGTGAAGTCCGCGCAACAATCGTAG
- the modC gene encoding molybdenum ABC transporter ATP-binding protein ModC translates to MLNINIEKQLGQLQLKVNTQLPLQGVTAVFGRSGAGKTSLVNLLGGLTTPDKGEISLGDTLLFKHKTVNLPPEKRRIGYVFQEARLFPHYSVKGNLTYGMRHKTPELFDKVVSLLGIEKLLNRYPSTLSGGEKQRVAIGRALLTSPQMLLMDEPLASLDLPRKRELLPYLQTLAQELKLPIVYVSHSLDEILQLADHMLVLHQGKMIAQGPLTQVWNSEQMRPWVPLQELSSLLSARIAERHPDYPMTRLLMDDGNQLWVSGQLPPTHKQLKVRIQANHVSVCTEEPKGSSIRNLLKGNIKELYPSDNGEQIQLKIALGKDELWANITPWARDELQLTPGKNIYAQIKGVTMTQMDIAESH, encoded by the coding sequence ATGTTAAACATCAATATTGAAAAACAACTCGGCCAACTACAACTCAAGGTGAACACCCAATTACCATTACAGGGCGTCACCGCCGTATTCGGCCGCTCGGGAGCGGGCAAAACCTCCTTAGTGAATTTACTCGGCGGATTAACCACACCGGATAAAGGCGAGATTAGCCTTGGCGACACACTATTGTTCAAGCATAAAACCGTTAATCTGCCCCCTGAAAAACGCCGAATTGGCTATGTATTTCAAGAAGCGAGGTTATTTCCCCATTACAGTGTGAAGGGCAATCTCACCTATGGGATGCGTCATAAAACGCCTGAATTGTTTGATAAAGTGGTCTCGCTACTGGGCATAGAAAAGCTCTTAAACCGCTATCCCAGCACGCTCTCCGGCGGCGAAAAACAACGGGTTGCCATTGGCCGTGCCCTACTCACCTCACCACAAATGCTGCTGATGGATGAGCCCTTAGCCTCCCTCGATTTACCACGAAAACGCGAATTGTTGCCTTACCTACAAACCCTAGCGCAGGAATTAAAGCTGCCGATCGTCTATGTGAGCCACAGCTTGGATGAAATCCTACAACTCGCCGACCATATGTTGGTGTTGCATCAAGGAAAAATGATCGCCCAGGGACCGCTAACACAGGTATGGAATAGTGAACAAATGCGTCCCTGGGTGCCATTGCAGGAACTGAGTTCATTGCTGAGTGCCAGAATCGCCGAAAGACATCCTGATTATCCAATGACAAGGCTGTTGATGGACGATGGCAATCAGCTCTGGGTCAGCGGCCAATTGCCCCCCACCCATAAGCAGTTAAAGGTGCGCATTCAAGCGAACCATGTTTCCGTTTGCACAGAGGAACCTAAAGGCTCGAGTATTCGTAACTTACTCAAAGGAAACATAAAAGAGCTCTACCCCAGCGATAATGGCGAGCAAATTCAACTTAAAATTGCCCTAGGTAAAGACGAACTCTGGGCCAACATCACCCCATGGGCTCGAGATGAGTTACAACTAACTCCCGGCAAAAATATCTATGCCCAAATCAAAGGCGTGACAATGACGCAAATGGATATTGCCGAATCCCACTGA
- the modB gene encoding molybdate ABC transporter permease subunit, giving the protein MLSDVLVSGSLFDGPLLSEYETAALLLSLKVSAVAVLASLPLGILCAWLLARVEFPGKAIFDSLLHLPLVLPPVVVGYLLLISMGRQGVIGQWLYNWFGLSFSFSWRGAALAAAVVSFPLMVRAIRQSFETVDIRLEQAARTLGSSRWRVFLTITLPLTSPGIVSGMIIAFARSLGEFGSTITFVSNIPGETRTIPLAMYSFIETPGAEYQAMRLCIISIVIALASLLASQWLTKKALKRTASVC; this is encoded by the coding sequence GTGCTGAGTGATGTTTTAGTAAGTGGCTCGCTGTTTGACGGGCCACTCCTCAGCGAATACGAAACCGCCGCGCTGCTGCTGAGCCTCAAAGTCTCGGCGGTTGCCGTGCTTGCCAGCTTACCCTTAGGCATTTTATGCGCTTGGTTGCTGGCACGCGTGGAGTTCCCCGGTAAGGCTATCTTTGACAGTCTCTTGCATCTCCCATTGGTGTTGCCGCCGGTGGTGGTGGGTTACCTACTACTCATCAGCATGGGGCGCCAGGGCGTCATCGGGCAGTGGCTATACAACTGGTTTGGGTTAAGTTTTAGCTTTAGCTGGCGCGGCGCGGCACTCGCCGCCGCAGTCGTCTCCTTTCCTTTAATGGTCAGAGCCATACGTCAATCCTTCGAAACCGTGGATATTCGCCTCGAACAGGCGGCGCGCACCTTAGGAAGCAGCCGCTGGCGGGTATTCCTAACCATCACCCTGCCACTCACCTCGCCCGGCATAGTCTCAGGAATGATCATCGCCTTTGCCCGCAGCCTTGGGGAATTTGGCTCGACCATCACCTTCGTCTCCAATATTCCCGGCGAAACTCGCACCATTCCGCTGGCCATGTATTCCTTTATCGAAACACCGGGAGCGGAATATCAGGCTATGCGCCTGTGTATCATCTCGATAGTGATAGCGCTGGCCTCCTTACTCGCCTCCCAATGGCTCACTAAAAAGGCCCTCAAAAGAACGGCAAGTGTATGTTAA
- the modA gene encoding molybdate ABC transporter substrate-binding protein — MSSLKHFLRFTTASVVGLALSCSISFAADQEQVTVFAAASLTNALNEIGQQYEKEHQTKVIFSFASSSTLAKQIANGAPADLFISANQKWMDYLVEAKAVNADSRITLLKNTLVLIAEKNSPVNQVTLNSDWDIKAAVNGSRLAVGDPDHVPAGQYAKQALENLNLWKTAEPLLARANNVRAALALVEQGEAPLGIVYSTDAKVAQKIKIVATFPATSYSPIEYPSALTKQESTASAKDFNQYLQSSSAKAVFEKYGFGVN; from the coding sequence ATGAGCTCGCTCAAACACTTTTTACGCTTTACCACAGCCTCAGTCGTTGGCTTAGCCCTCAGTTGCAGCATCAGCTTTGCCGCAGACCAAGAACAAGTGACGGTTTTTGCCGCCGCATCCCTCACGAATGCGCTTAATGAGATTGGCCAGCAGTACGAAAAGGAACATCAAACGAAAGTGATTTTCTCCTTCGCCTCCTCCTCAACGCTCGCTAAACAAATCGCTAATGGTGCGCCCGCCGATCTGTTTATCTCCGCCAACCAAAAATGGATGGATTACCTCGTCGAGGCCAAGGCGGTCAATGCCGATAGCCGTATTACCCTGTTAAAAAATACCTTAGTGCTGATTGCCGAAAAGAACAGCCCGGTAAACCAAGTGACACTGAACAGCGATTGGGATATTAAGGCCGCAGTCAATGGCAGCCGTTTAGCGGTGGGCGACCCTGACCATGTCCCAGCTGGACAATACGCCAAGCAAGCGCTTGAAAACCTGAATCTTTGGAAAACCGCAGAACCACTCCTAGCGAGAGCAAACAATGTCCGCGCCGCTCTAGCATTAGTGGAACAGGGCGAAGCCCCGCTCGGTATCGTTTACTCGACCGATGCCAAAGTCGCGCAAAAGATTAAAATTGTGGCGACCTTCCCCGCGACCAGCTATAGCCCGATTGAATATCCCAGCGCCTTGACTAAGCAGGAATCCACCGCCAGCGCTAAAGACTTTAATCAATACCTTCAAAGCTCAAGTGCAAAAGCAGTATTTGAAAAATATGGCTTTGGAGTGAACTAG
- a CDS encoding TOBE domain-containing protein: MDLHALLTLSLGDKPFANPRRIALLRQVANTGSISQGAKLAGISYKAAWDAINEMNTTMPEPVVSSEKGGKGGGGAKLTEFGERLLKVYSITSQVQEMALSALLDDSVDMHSLLDVMAHFSLKTSARNQLTGRIHGIESLGLNDSLKVTLAGGQQIQISVTHASFERLQLALDQSILLLFKAPAVTASRDACQSAGQNCVSGHLLSVTELADKAELAIEIGAKEIIYSVMPLADIQTLKVGEPCFACFDATQVIVASMN; encoded by the coding sequence ATGGACTTACACGCACTACTGACATTGTCATTGGGGGACAAACCCTTCGCCAATCCTCGGCGGATAGCTTTGCTGCGCCAAGTGGCTAATACTGGGTCTATCAGCCAGGGCGCAAAGTTGGCGGGGATCAGCTATAAGGCCGCCTGGGATGCGATAAATGAGATGAACACGACTATGCCCGAGCCTGTCGTCAGCAGCGAAAAAGGCGGTAAGGGCGGTGGTGGTGCCAAACTGACCGAGTTTGGTGAGCGTTTACTTAAGGTGTATTCCATCACCTCGCAGGTGCAGGAAATGGCGCTGTCAGCGTTGCTGGATGATTCGGTCGATATGCACAGTCTGTTGGATGTGATGGCGCATTTCTCCCTTAAAACCAGTGCTCGCAACCAATTAACGGGGCGTATCCACGGCATTGAGTCACTCGGTTTGAATGACAGCCTGAAGGTGACATTGGCGGGGGGGCAACAGATCCAAATCTCAGTGACCCATGCTAGTTTTGAGCGTCTGCAGTTAGCCTTGGACCAATCGATTCTATTGTTGTTTAAGGCGCCAGCGGTGACGGCCAGTCGTGATGCTTGCCAGAGCGCGGGGCAAAACTGCGTCAGTGGGCACTTACTGAGTGTGACCGAACTGGCCGATAAGGCTGAGTTAGCGATAGAGATTGGCGCTAAAGAGATTATCTATTCGGTGATGCCATTGGCCGACATCCAAACGCTCAAAGTTGGTGAGCCTTGTTTTGCCTGTTTTGATGCCACACAAGTGATTGTTGCCAGTATGAATTAA